From the genome of Amylibacter sp. IMCC11727:
CTGCGTGAAGTGAAACGCCATGAAGACTTCGGCCCAAAGCGGGATGAAATCCTGTCTATGATTTGGGACATGGAAGAAGAAATCATGGGTCGGACGGAGACAGCATAATGTGGTTTGAAGTCGCAGAAGCCCTCGTCACCTCCTTTTGGATGGTGATTGGCATTACCATTATCCTCGGCTTGTTTGTGGTGTTTTCCATCGCAATCAGCTTCATTTACCGTGCCTATGACAAAACCAAAGACAAAGCACGCGGCTATTCCAGCCTGAAAACCGTGACTTTTGGGGACGAAAGTTCGGTTGTTGCAAACCGCGTTGCTTCCATTGCTGCGGTTCTGTCCGTTTTCCTGATTTGGTGCATCGCCACAGGCTCCAGCTTGATCCCAACGATCCTGCCACCGCCATTCACAGGTGACACACAATTTGAATACACGGCCCGCAACGCCGCTGGCGAAGAAGCAACGGCAACCGTGTTTGTTCGGGTTCACAAAGCCACCGAGTCAAAGCCTGAAAAGCTGACCAATGCCGCCCAAGGCGATGGTTTTGCCAAAGACGACGTCTTGCTGATCCCAGAGCGCCGCTCCAAGATCATCAAAGTTCAAGACAACGATGAAGGCGGTAAAGAAGACGGTTACGAAGTGATCGCCATCAACGGTCAACCCGTTGTGCGTGAAAACGTCTATCCCTACGCAGATGGCGAAATCCTTGTGACCAAACGGGGCAGCCTCTCTGTGCGCCCATCCACGGGTCGCACAATGGAAGCACTATACCTGCCTCCACCAGAACAGGTCTGGTCCCGTTTCTTGGACCTGTCCGCGAACGGCTACCAAGGTGTTGGCCTTTGGGAAAACGTGTTCTGGTCCTTGTTCCGCGTTGTGATCGGCTTTGCCCTTGGTTGCCTGTTCGGCATCCCGCTTGGCTTTGCCATTGGCCTCAACTCATGGCTGCGCGGCTGGTTTGATCCCATCGTAGAGGTCATGCGCCCCGTACCACCATTGGCGTTGATCCCGCTGGTCATCATCTGGTTCGGCATTGGCGAACAGGGTAAAATTTCCCTGCTGTTCCTCGCCGCACTGTGGATCATGATCATCGCCGCACGCGCTGGTGTATCAGGTGTCAGCATCTCTAAGGTGCATGCCGCGTACTCCCTCGGGGCCAGCAAACGCCAATTGTTGACCAAGGTCATCCTTCCAAACTCCCTGCCTGAGATTTTCACAGGCGCACGGGTTGCGATGGGTGTCTGTTGGGGCACAGTGGTTGCCGCCGAATTGGTTGCTGCGGAAAAAGGGGCCGGTAAAATGATTATCGCTGCGTCTAAATTCCAGCTCACCGATATTGTTATCATCGGCATCATCATCATCGGCGTCATCGGTCTGGGCATCGACGTGCTGATGCGTATGGTCGAAAACAAACTGGTGCCATGGAAAGGCAAAGGCTGATCGAATTAGCCTGTTAAAATACAGAAAGGGCCGCTCGATTGAGTGGCCCTTTTTTGTTGGAAACAAGAACGGTGGGATACCCTTAAGTCATAGGAACGTATGGGATTACTTCAGAGGTATGCTCTGATCACTCTTTAGATCAAAAACCTACATTCATGATTGAGCAAGCTAAGTTCCTGATGATTTCACCGAAAACACAGATTACCGTCGATGTGTATCTCGCAGTTTCTTCATCCGTTTGCGAGTTCTTAATACCACAAAGCGCCTTAACCAATATGATGATTGCTTGCCTATCCATCGGGACTTTCGGAGCACGTCTTTACGATGCATTGCTTTAAACGATTTTTCGTCAAAATCGCTTTCCCGAAGCTCGTTGCGCTGCTTTTGTAAAGCGTCGATTTCAGCTTGAACAATCGCCTGCTTAGTGAGCAACTTTTCCGCAAAAGTAATCTCGCTGCCTATGCACAGCCTTTCAATCCGCAAGCGGTTTGAGCCTTCGTAAGCGATACCCCAATTATCCACGCGTGCGTGACAAGTTTCATGTACGATTGTCAGAGCAAGGTCCGCAACTGTCGCAGTCTTTGCATGACTTTGGCCAAAAAAACAAATACCCATTTTTACGTCGAACCATGCAAGCGCATAGTCAGAGATTTCTACCACAAGGCCGCCTGGTAATAACCGTCGGATTTGGTTGATGATTTTGGGATCAGTTTCGGCGATCAAATTGAGGGGTTGCTCAAGTCTTTTCAACAAGTCAGTGCTAAGAAGGACATGGACCCTCAAGCGAATACCCAAGTGCTCCGACTTCACGAATAA
Proteins encoded in this window:
- a CDS encoding ABC transporter permease, whose protein sequence is MWFEVAEALVTSFWMVIGITIILGLFVVFSIAISFIYRAYDKTKDKARGYSSLKTVTFGDESSVVANRVASIAAVLSVFLIWCIATGSSLIPTILPPPFTGDTQFEYTARNAAGEEATATVFVRVHKATESKPEKLTNAAQGDGFAKDDVLLIPERRSKIIKVQDNDEGGKEDGYEVIAINGQPVVRENVYPYADGEILVTKRGSLSVRPSTGRTMEALYLPPPEQVWSRFLDLSANGYQGVGLWENVFWSLFRVVIGFALGCLFGIPLGFAIGLNSWLRGWFDPIVEVMRPVPPLALIPLVIIWFGIGEQGKISLLFLAALWIMIIAARAGVSGVSISKVHAAYSLGASKRQLLTKVILPNSLPEIFTGARVAMGVCWGTVVAAELVAAEKGAGKMIIAASKFQLTDIVIIGIIIIGVIGLGIDVLMRMVENKLVPWKGKG